From the genome of Medicago truncatula cultivar Jemalong A17 chromosome 2, MtrunA17r5.0-ANR, whole genome shotgun sequence:
CAGAGATTATGTCCAAACTGGCTGGAGAGAGTGAAAGCAATCTTAGGAAAGCGTTTGAAGAAGCAGAAAAGAATGCACCATCCATCATCTTTATTGATGAAATTGATTCTATTGCACCCAAGCGGGACAAGACAAATGGTGAAGTAGAAAGAAGGATTGTTTCACAACTTCTGACTCTTATGGATGGGCTAAAATCCCGTGCTCATGTTATTGTCATGGGGGCCACTAATCGCCCCAATAGCATTGACCCGGCATTGAGAAGGTTTGGTAGATTTGATAGGGAAATCGATATTGGTGTTCCAGATGAAATTGGGCGACTTGAAGTCCTTCGCATACATACCAAAAACATGAAGCTCTCATATGATGTAAGTTGGGCATTACATATTACTTAACTTTTCACATATGTTGTTCTATTTTGTTCtctgtattttcttttttatggttCCATTCATTAGTCAAATTCACTACTATTTATGATAGTTGCAGTATTAATAAGGTTTTTCAATTTCCTCAAATTTTCAGTTGCTCATTTACGATTTTACTCTGTAGGTTGATTTGGAGAGAATTTCAAAAAATACTCATGGGTATGTTGGTGCTGACCTTGCTGCTCTTTGCACTGAAGCTGCTCTACAATGCATTAGGGAGAAGATGGACGTCATTGACTTAGAGGATGAGACTATTGATGCTGAAATACTAAATTCCATGGCAGTTACAAATGAGCATTTGCATACTGCACTTGGAACAAGCAACCCATCAGCTCTACGCGAAACTGTTAGTTTTTTTATACGACTCCTATATTTAGAAATCATTAGTTGATTACTTGATCAGTCAATGGGTCATTCCTTTTTTGCTGTCTGTTTTCTTACGAATGTCTGTATTAACAGGTTGTTGAGGTGCCTAATGTCAGCTGGGAGGACATCGGAGGCCTTGAGAATGTCAAGCGTGAACTGCAAGAGGTCATAAATCTTTCCTACTACTTAATTACACCTGATTTCCTTACTAGTTTTACCtgtttctgattttggtttgtgTGTACGTAGACTGTTCAATATCCGGTTGAGCACCCGGAAAAGTTTGAGAAGTTTGGGATGTCACCATCCAAAGGAGTTCTCTTCTATGGTCCTCCGGGATGTGGAAAAACTTTGTTAGCCAAAGCAATTGCTAATGAATGTCAAGCTAACTTCATCAGTATAAAAGGCCCAGAGTTGCTTACAATGTGGTTTGGTGAAAGTGAGGCCAATGTTAGGGAAATATTTGACAAGGCTAGACAATCAGCTCCATGTGTCCTCTTTTTTGATGAGCTTGACTCCATTGCCACTCAGGTTTGTTTCTAGTTACTATAAACTCATGCATTGCTATGTTATTATGCTTTAACCATGGCTGCTACTCAAGtgaggtatatatatatttttttttttgagatcaTATTATTATTGCTTGTACTCTGCTGCAAAATAAAGTATAAGGATATCAAGTTgagccctgtttggataaacaacttaatcaagcGCATATCATGTTGGCACTTACTAATAAGCTTTTTCTATatcaagataaaaataaattcaaattgtttCCATATAGGCTATTCTAGAGAGGTTATTGACATGTCATAAGCTCTtccaaacaatctcacaagtgcttatgccaaGTAGATAAGGTCAAATAAGACAATACAAATAGGCCCTTGATGTTTTTTAGTATCTTTGTGATTGCATGCATCTCTTTGATTTCTTATTTCCAGCTTGTATTTGTATATAACCATTAAGTCGTTCTTGTAGAGAGGGAGCAGTGTTGGGGATGCTGGTGGCGCCGCTGATAGAGTGCTAAATCAACTTCTGACAGAAATGGATGGCATGTCTGCCAAAAAGACTGTGTTCATTATTGGGGCAACTAACAGACCTGACATCATTGATCCAGCACTTCTTCGGCCAGGCCGTCTAGATCAGTTGATCTATATTCCTCTACCTGATGAGGATTCCCGTCATTCGATCTTCAAGTCTTGCTTGAGAAAGTCACCGATCGCGAAAAATGTTGATTTGGGAGCATTGGCTAGGCATACTCAAGGTTTTAGTGGTGCAGACATTACAGAAATATGCCAGCGAGCATGCAAATATGCTATAAGAGAAAACATAGAGAAGGTATGTTTTTGGCTAATGGATGTATACTTCTTTTATTCCTTAGAACTTTGAAAGATGGAACTTTCTGATTTGATGAACTTGTGCTTGctaatatatatacaaatatgaAACTGACTTGATGAATCTCTTCTGATAATGTTTGAACTAATATATTGTTGTGGTTACAGGACATAGAgcaagagaggaagaggaaggaAAACCCTGAGGGCATGGATGAAGACTTGGTAGACGAAATAGTTGCAGAGATTAAAGCTGCTCATTTTGAGGAGTCCATGAAGTATGCACGTAGGAGTGTCAGTGATGCTGATATACGCAAATATCAAGCATTTGCTCAGACTCTACAACAATCAAGGGGATTTGGAAGTGAATTTAGATTTTCAAATACCGCAACTAGTGCTATTGTATCTGACCACCTTACAACTACTACTGGAGGGGCAGATGAAGATGATCTATATAGTTAGGTTTTTTATGATGTGTTTCTAGACTTCCCTTTCAAATGGGAAAACTTCAAGTCTGCTATTTATTTCACACTATTAAGTTTAATTACCATAAATTGGCTACTaccttttatttatgtttatattatgaattattgatgatattctttTTAGTATAAATTGACCAACaaccttttatattttttattaaaaattgacCAACTTAGCAAGTGAAATATCTATCttagataaaattttaagtttttctttcttaatttgaaaaaaaaaaaaggtctaaCACAACTTTCTCAACTTGCATGGTATGGTATATTTAGGTCCGATTATTATAGATTAAAATGAATGTGATTTTGACATTGAATGATTTGTTTATCGtaataaaaattgcattttagaaagaaaaaaaaaatagttcgtttggatacaactatacaaaaggaattttgttaaaaaattacttCAATCTTGACACTTATTTTCTTGCTCCATGAATTCTAACGTGCATTCCCtctgtttttaaatataagcaaaattgactttttagattcattcatttatatgtaccacatacatcatcattaaatgaatgaatctaaaaagtaaattttgcttatatttagaaacggagggagtatcaccTTAAATGTGTATGCTAAAACTACCATCATAACTTGTACTTGTACTTATTTTCCTCTTAACACATCGACTCAAAATTAACTTCACTCCAAAACTTGATTATAGTGTAAAGCAGCAAATAATTCCTTTTGCATGGAATATGTTGAGAATTTAACATCTTTAATTGTTCATCTAATGTGACATTTCATGCAAGCTATTAGTTTATTGACCAATCTGGCATTTCATGGAAAAAGGGGAGGGGGGATATTCTTCATTAATGAAAAGAGCTAGTGCTTCTAGATGCtcttgtacccaaaaaaatatcagaACCTTAATTTCACAGACTAAATTTATGTGTTTAACTACGAAGCTCAACAAAGTAATGCTAAAAACATTGACATTAACACTAACACAGCCTTCCGTGGTTCTCTACATGGCAAGTGCATCCGGACTCCATTCTCCAATTCAGACACATCGGTATACGGCATCAAGATCTAGTGATTATCAGCTTTAACAAGATCTGGGAACTGAGATGAAATGCAGCTACTAGAAACACCATCAGTATTCTTCTTCATTTCAGATTTATGAGCAAAAGAGAACTCCGTGGAACACCAAAATACGCCATTAATATCATTGTGTATTTTCCAAGATTTCTTCATCGCAGTTGCGTGCAAGAGTGAAATCCGGCACCTCTTCAATATCATCTGCAGGCTAATAATGGAAATATACAAGTAATACAGTTACGAAAATCTGAAACATAATCATACAGAAAATGTCGCATACATCCAAGACCACTGCCTACCTGCCATAGTTCCAATAGCTTCCATAACAGATAACCAACAGTCATAACCAAGCAAAACAACTTTCCTGCCCACGCTCCACAAAAGAGGTATCtgaagaaaatagagaaaatcgGCGTTGGTAGCTGCTCAATTCAATACAACATACATGTTCTAAGATTAAACTGACATCAATCTTTGAATAAAGAGAGGAAGATCTATATATACTTAATAAGATTCATGTTTCTTCTTC
Proteins encoded in this window:
- the LOC25487843 gene encoding cell division cycle protein 48 homolog — encoded protein: MSQPESSSDSKSGAGKKDFSTAILERKKAPNRLVVDEAVNGDNSIVAMHPQTMEKLGLFRGDTILIKGKKRKDSVCIALGDDTCEEPRIRMNKVVRSNLRVRLGDVVSVHQCTDVKYGKRVHILPIDDTIEGLTGNLFDAFLKPYFVEAYRPVRKGDLFLVRGGMRSVEFKVIETDPGEYCTVAPDTEIFCEGEPVKRDDEERLDEVGYDDVGGVRKQMAQIRELVELPLRHPQLFKSIGAKAPKGILLSGPPGTGKTLIARAIANETGAFFFCINGPEIMSKLAGESESNLRKAFEEAEKNAPSIIFIDEIDSIAPKRDKTNGEVERRIVSQLLTLMDGLKSRAHVIVMGATNRPNSIDPALRRFGRFDREIDIGVPDEIGRLEVLRIHTKNMKLSYDVDLERISKNTHGYVGADLAALCTEAALQCIREKMDVIDLEDETIDAEILNSMAVTNEHLHTALGTSNPSALRETVVEVPNVSWEDIGGLENVKRELQETVQYPVEHPEKFEKFGMSPSKGVLFYGPPGCGKTLLAKAIANECQANFISIKGPELLTMWFGESEANVREIFDKARQSAPCVLFFDELDSIATQRGSSVGDAGGAADRVLNQLLTEMDGMSAKKTVFIIGATNRPDIIDPALLRPGRLDQLIYIPLPDEDSRHSIFKSCLRKSPIAKNVDLGALARHTQGFSGADITEICQRACKYAIRENIEKDIEQERKRKENPEGMDEDLVDEIVAEIKAAHFEESMKYARRSVSDADIRKYQAFAQTLQQSRGFGSEFRFSNTATSAIVSDHLTTTTGGADEDDLYS